A section of the Paenibacillus yonginensis genome encodes:
- a CDS encoding CueP family metal-binding protein has product MRQQPKRQRSKQGIAAALAFLLFGVLLAACGNSPKAEVNLQTDELKQLVQNLSAGNKKAQSASISSSGLKLVDDKGKETEYVLPEQEFFVSIAPYLQQTHRCSIHNLAGCQGELQQQTFTVTVRDSSGKAILDRESLASQVNGFIDLWLPRDDTFHVTVEYNGKQAESDISTFEGDNTCITTMQLG; this is encoded by the coding sequence ATGCGGCAGCAGCCTAAACGACAGCGATCTAAACAGGGAATTGCAGCAGCGCTAGCTTTTTTGTTGTTTGGTGTTTTACTTGCAGCTTGTGGAAATTCGCCGAAAGCGGAAGTTAATCTGCAGACGGATGAACTGAAACAGCTGGTACAGAATTTAAGCGCCGGAAATAAGAAGGCCCAATCAGCTTCCATATCATCCAGCGGTCTGAAGCTTGTGGATGATAAAGGGAAGGAAACGGAGTATGTTTTGCCGGAGCAGGAGTTTTTTGTATCGATTGCCCCTTATTTGCAGCAGACTCACCGTTGCTCCATCCATAATCTGGCCGGCTGCCAGGGGGAATTGCAGCAGCAGACATTTACGGTTACGGTTCGCGACTCATCCGGCAAAGCGATCCTTGACCGGGAATCGCTTGCTTCTCAGGTAAACGGATTTATAGACTTATGGCTGCCTAGGGATGACACTTTCCATGTAACGGTAGAGTATAACGGGAAACAAGCGGAATCCGATATCTCGACGTTTGAAGGCGACAACACGTGTATCACAACGATGCAGCTGGGCTAA